A stretch of Coccidioides posadasii str. Silveira chromosome 2, complete sequence DNA encodes these proteins:
- a CDS encoding uncharacterized protein (EggNog:ENOG410Q5AR), which yields MANRMNRASRLPRFLMSNAVSERDGPDWMDGIATLDFDSFPPFQHVIPEPLLAATNLPPYYRLLCDEQVTALLSWASKGNISKELLGLYWPGDFNGDGKVKRNRRPWRYGDNKSLAARPVYWTFQSSGRPMQGMKLLSPTEHEENEDKKRKAEGPDGKRPSKLVLLRDEGDSEKIVELQYEVDQLQAALKRSQAKQQGLLSQMDQIETAMSVRSELVTNAIVNYHLSMVNLQILSPAISSLVDETVSADDIAEAAGGHATLDHRVRVVKEVAKRLKIPVNILPGDMDGEEVDNAPLNALYRT from the coding sequence ATGGCCAATCGTATGAACCGAGCTTCGCGACTCCCTCGATTTCTCATGAGCAATGCAGTCAGCGAGCGCGATGGGCCCGATTGGATGGATGGCATTGCGACCCTCGACTTCGACTCCTTCCCGCCTTTCCAGCATGTAATCCCCGAACCGCTGCTGGCGGCAACTAATCTGCCTCCATATTACCGCTTGCTGTGCGATGAGCAGGTAACTGCGCTTTTGTCTTGGGCTTCAAAGGGAAATATCTCCAAAGAGTTATTGGGATTGTACTGGCCGGGGGATTTCAACGGTGATGGCAAAGTGAAGCGCAATCGCCGTCCCTGGAGATACGGGGACAACAAGAGCCTTGCCGCGAGGCCAGTTTACTGGACTTTTCAAAGTTCCGGAAGACCAATGCAAGGAATGAAGCTGCTGTCGCCCACCGAGCACGAGGAAAACGAggataaaaaaagaaaggcagAAGGTCCCGATGGCAAGAGACCTTCCAAGCTAGTCCTGCTCCGCGATGAGGGGGATAGCGAAAAGATAGTTGAACTCCAGTACGAAGTCGATCAGCTGCAGGCTGCCCTGAAACGCTCCCAGGCAAAACAGCAAGGGCTACTTTCGCAGATGGACCAAATCGAAACTGCAATGTCGGTGCGCTCGGAACTCGTCACAAACGCGATAGTCAACTATCACTTGTCCATGGTCAACCTTCAGATCCTCTCTCCTGCGATCTCTTCTCTCGTGGATGAAACCGTCTCTGCGGATGATATCGCCGAGGCTGCTGGGGGCCATGCTACCCTTGATCATCGAGTTCGAGTGGTGAAGGAAGTGGCAAAGCGGCTTAAGATACCGGTAAACATTCTCCCTGGTGATATGGACGGGGAAGAAGTAGATAATGCTCCTCTTAACGCCCTCTATCGCACATAA